Proteins encoded within one genomic window of Brassica rapa cultivar Chiifu-401-42 chromosome A09, CAAS_Brap_v3.01, whole genome shotgun sequence:
- the LOC103839576 gene encoding mitochondrial carnitine/acylcarnitine carrier-like protein, with amino-acid sequence MADAAKDLASGTVGGAAQLIVGHPFDTIKVKLQSQPAPAPGQPPRYTGAIDAVKQTVAAEGPKGLYKGMGAPLATVAAFNAVLFTVRGQMEGMFRSEPGVPLTISQQFVCGAGAGFAVSFLACPTELIKCRLQAQGALAGASTTGSVVAAVKYGGPMDVARHVLRSEGGARGLFKGLFPTFAREVPGNATMFAAYEGFKRFLAGGSDTSSLGQGSLIMAGGVAGASYWGFVYPTDVVKSVLQVDDYRNPKYAGSMDAFRKILKAEGVKGLYKGFGPAMARSVPANAACFLAYEMTRSSLG; translated from the exons ATGGCGGATGCAGCAAAGGATTTAGCTTCAGGGACTGTCGGAGGAGCGGCTCAGCTCATTGTAGGCCACCCTTTCGACACTATCAAGGTCAAACTTCAGAGCCAACCTGCTCCAGCACCTGGACAGCCACCTAGGTACACCGGCGCAATCGATGCGGTTAAGCAGACCGTTGCTGCGGAAGGACCTAAAGGTCTGTACAAAGGTATGGGAGCTCCTCTTGCAACCGTTGCTGCCTTCAACGCCGTTTTGTTCACCGTGAGAGGTCAAATGGAAGGAATGTTTAGGTCTGAACCTGGAGTTCCTTTGACCATTAGTCAACAGTTTGTGTGCGGCGCAGGCGCTGGTTTCGCTGTCTCGTTCCTTGCTTGTCCCACCGAGTTGATCAAATGCAG GTTACAAGCACAAGGTGCATTAGCTGGTGCCTCTACCACAGGCTCAGTAGTTGCAGCTGTGAAATACGGTGGACCAATGGACGTAGCACGTCATGTGCTGCGATCAGAAGGTGGAGCACGAGGTCTATTCAAAGGTTTATTCCCTACATTTGCTCGTGAAGTCCCTGGAAACGCAACAATGTTTGCAGCCTACGAAGGTTTCAAGAGGTTTTTAGCTGGTGGTTCAGACACTTCAAGCTTAGGACAAGGATCATTGATCATGGCTGGTGGAGTTGCTGGTGCATCCTATTGGGGGTTTGTGTACCCGACCGATGTGGTGAAGAGTGTTCTTCAAGTTGATGATTATAGAAACCCTAAGTACGCGGGTTCGATGGATGCTTTTAGGAAGATTTTGAAAGCTGAAGGAGTTAAAGGTTTGTATAAAGGGTTTGGTCCAGCAATGGCTAGGAGTGTCCCTGCTAATGCTGCTTGCTTCTTGGCTTATGAGATGACAAGGTCTAGCTTGGGATAA
- the LOC103839578 gene encoding abscisic acid receptor PYR1 has protein sequence MVDSQPIRQEEEATQTASTLHHQMIPSELTPDEFAELTDSITEFHTYQLGPGRCSSLLVQRIKSPPETVWSVVRRFDRPQTYKHFIKSCSVDEGFEMRVGCTRYVDVISGLPANTSRERLDLLDDDRRVTGFSITGGEHRLRNYKSVTTVHGFEREGRISSVVLESYVVDVPAGNTEEDTRLFADTVVKLNLQKLASVAEGMDRNSGDGRNSPVM, from the coding sequence ATGGTGGATTCACAGCCAATCAGACAAGAGGAAGAAGCAACCCAAACAGCCTCTACTCTCCATCACCAAATGATTCCTTCCGAGTTAACTCCAGACGAGTTCGCCGAGTTAACCGACTCAATCACCGAGTTCCACACCTACCAACTCGGTCCGGGACGCTGCTCTTCCCTCCTCGTCCAACGCATCAAATCTCCGCCGGAAACCGTCTGGTCCGTCGTGAGACGCTTCGACCGGCCTCAGACTTATAAACACTTCATCAAAAGCTGCTCCGTCGACGAAGGGTTCGAGATGCGAGTGGGGTGCACGCGCTACGTGGACGTGATCAGCGGGCTTCCGGCGAACACGTCGAGGGAGAGGCTCGACCTGCTCGACGATGATCGGAGAGTGACGGGGTTTAGCATCACCGGAGGCGAGCACAGGCTGAGGAACTACAAGTCGGTGACGACGGTTCATGGGTTCGAGAGAGAAGGACGGATCTCTTCCGTTGTTCTTGAATCGTACGTCGTTGATGTGCCGGCAGGGAACACGGAAGAGGATACTCGTTTGTTTGCTGATACTGTGGTTAAACTGAATCTGCAGAAACTCGCGTCGGTTGCTGAAGGGATGGATCGTAATTCCGGCGACGGGAGAAACTCTCCGGTGATGTGA